Within the Medicago truncatula cultivar Jemalong A17 chromosome 4, MtrunA17r5.0-ANR, whole genome shotgun sequence genome, the region aaacactgctataatttttttataaataatatttttaatatgtttaaataatgtctagcacaaaagtaaattgtaaacattttcgtacaaacgtcgtaaactaaaactgcgaggaaaatgattttaaataaattagatatgttatggttatagatatttatatattcgatctttaaaactataaataatgaaatgaataaatataattttatattacaattatgtttgtgttaattcattgaattttcacttttgttttttactttgataatcaactaagtaaataattatttgaaaattatatataatttatagaattttttttgttatgcgggctaacggaatacccgcggcccattcgggctagccctaacgggtaccgggcttttaagggccgggctaaaaaaccctattaaaattcgggctcaatattttaggcccaaaccctatatttattcgggctaaacggaCCGGCCCATACGAACCGGCCCATTTTGACAACTCTAGTTGAAAGGGTGGTAAGGTTACTTACGATACCGAACATGAAGGGGTagctatgttttttttaagacacCAAAATTGGGTAGTATGTTATTAATGTAATTTAATAGATGCGATCGATATCCGCAGGTGCAGATATTATCAAATccgcatttttatttattaaataatatatactcACTCCGTCTCACAATATTAGTAGTTTAATGTTTGAGCacgattattaaggaaatgattaattgtgttgatttcaatggtaaaattagtagcatttactaaaacatctttattaattgtagttagtggtatagttaagttggatgaaattcaataaataagggtataatagtggaaaaataaataaatgctgcGTTGAAattgtaaagtgacaattattttgaggaaAAGAAAATATGCTAAAGAGACAATAATTGTGAGACGGATGGAGTAGTTCTACTgtctatttatttatctatgGATATCCACTAAAGTATCTACGACCGATTTTATCCGTGAATATTTATGGTTGTGAATTTTTTTCCATCCTTAATTAAGTCGATATAAATTAACAACGAGTAAATAAgcaattacccctctgaaattgtaagtttcgtcaattaccccctgaaattaacaaaacttcaattacccccctaaaattgcacaacgttaatcaatttacctcttccgtcaaattcttctgttagccaacatgacgttttgcaaatacccctctgaagttttgcacttatgtgcaaaatgccccaaacttgaaaatttatatttttttcctatgCTTGgctcaaaatatattaaaagcaaataattaacagttagctttaatatttaagttatttaagaCACATTCTCTGAACTATCATCCTAGAAACTAGTATCAAATATAgaaatgtaacaaaaataacTTACTTTTATTGATGATACAATAGGAATAAAATGAATAGCTCTAATGAGTATTTTGAACTGCTtctttttcaatcaaatcaatggtgaattgaaattctttttgGAATTATAGCTTATGACTCCCAACATAGGTGTCAAACACATCAATATTGTCAAATAGTGTTAGGCTCCATAGGGTAATGCTTATGTTGATTGTCATGTGCTCATTGTATTCACAAACGAAGTATTATTGAGTTTGAATTTCCATATCTAATAATTCATTACATAGTGACTATGGACTagtatattgttttgttttttgttaccTAAAATAATAGATTGTAATAAAATATCCAaatgttaattataatattgATTGTAATATTGTagagtttaaaatattaaaattaattgttaattgtttgctttaatatcttttgagtcaaggttaagaaaaaaaacataaatttttaagttcggagagcattttgcacataagtgcaaaacttcagggagtatttgcaaaacgtcatgttaactaacagaagaatttttGACGGATggagtaaattgattaacgttgtatAATTTCAAGGGGtatttgaagttttgttaatttcaaggaggtaattgacgaaacttacaatttcagaaggtaattgcctatttactcaattAACAACTCACTCTCAATTTGGTCTTTAAtcctttggaagaaaaaaaaaatcaatttggtccttaaaTTTATTGACTAATGTGTAAGAATGAGAGTGTATGTCATTCCCTCTATTTACAAGCAACCCATTCACAACAAACCAATGATGAATCAAAAGATACTAGGATTCTACTACACCACCATGTCCCTGTATCACGCACTAATAACATTCTTCAATTCTAAAGGTGTATGTATGAAGTAGAGAACATAGGTATCAGCATGAACCAAAGGTTTTTTGGTGGCTTGTAAAGCTATCTTCAATGACTTAACAGTTAACACGAACAAGCAAATTAAGCCGCCACTGGCAATAGGTAAAtcaatttatgatattatgacccataatttattaatttatttatcctcttgttttttgttttgtttgttcttGGACTTAAAATAAACCTTATCCTGATTCAAAGTAGTAACATAACGTTATGTGGCTGAAAAATATTACGCATGTTTGGCTCCAATCCTACAACTCACGACTTTTGACTTGTAATAATAATCTAGTAAACCACCAAATTAAATTAGTTTCTCGCTCTCAAATTTGTCATTGATCGAggttataaatatttgaaaaagtCCCTGACTTTATTAACCTATTTAGATGGTCACTCTATTTTAAATGCATACTATCAATATGGTCCATATATTTTAACCATataatatcaattaaattaaatttatacaTTTAACCACTCATTAACTTATCTTCCTCATTAACTTATCTTCCTCTTTGGTGTTCATATTGAGACGATCTTGACTTGTAATAGAACTCACATTAAGCAGGACTTGCTATAGAGTTTTGTTTCATCATTACCTTTAAGTTGATTTCTTCTTATACAATTTCAAATTCACTCATAATTTCACCTAATTTTCATCTATACCATCCATGTCTTCCTTTATTCCCTCTTCTGCTAATTCAAAGAGTGAGAGGTACAATGTGTACTTGAGTTTCTGTCACCAAGACGCAGCCTCTTTTGCTACCGGTATCTATACAGCTCTTAATAGAAAATCTCGGTTTCATGTTTTCTGGGATGATGAGAAGCTTGGAAGCGGTGATCGAGGAATACCAACCTCAATTTTGAATGTTATAGAAGATTGCAAAGTTGCTGTAATAGTATTTTCAAGAAATTATGTTAATTCAAGATCGTGTCTTCAAGAATTTGAGAAGATAACCGAGTGTTGCCTAACCACAAGTGGTCTTATTGTTCTTCCAGTACTCTATGATGGTCTCAATCACTATTCCTCATTTGGAACAGTTGAAGAGACTTTTCATGATTTTGTGGATAGAATCTGGATAAAGGAAACAACCTCCGAAGAGAAAGATAAGTTTATGAGTTGGGTGGCAGCCGTCACGAAAGCTACCACATATTCAGGAGTAATTGATTTCGCGGACAGGTGATTTTAAAGTTGAAACTTGCTGGATTTGCGATTATATTACTCCATCTTTATGGCCTTTTTAATATACACCTTTCATATGATTATTTCCTCCTTTATTTTCACCTATGCACATGATGGACAATTATTGTTTTACAACTAATCATATCATGTTcgtatacatatattatgcagtTATGGAAGGGAGTATGTTGTGGATGTTGTGGAAAGTGTTACTCGTACGGTAAACAAGAAGAGAGACCTTTTTGGTGCTTTCTATACAGCAAGTGTAAAATCTGGTGTGCAAGATGTGATTCACCTGTTGAAACAATCAAGAAGTCCTCTCCTAATAGGGATATGGGGGATGGCAGGGATCGGTAAATCAACCATTGCCGAAGCCATTTATAATCAGATTGGTCCTTATTTTGAGCACAAGTACTTGCTTGACGACGTCAGGGAAGTTTGGAAAAGAGATGGAGGCCTAGTTTCTTTTGATGGTCCAGTTTCTTTACAAGAGAAACTTCTTTCTTATAGGGGCATACCAACTGAAATAAAGATAGGTACAATTGAAtcaggaaaaaatattttaaaagaaaaacttcaTAATAAAAGGGTACTTCTTGTACTTGACAATGTTGATAAGCTGGAGCAGTTAAAGTCTTTGTGTGGAAATCGGGATTGGTTTGGTCCAGGTAGCAAAATAATCATCACTACCAGAGATAGGCATCTACTCAAGGAGCACAGAGTTGACCATATATATAAAGTGAAAGAATTGGATGAAAGTGAATCAATTGAACTTTTTAATTGGGCTGCATTCAACCAAGCAACAACTTCTCGAGAAGGTTTTGGTGAACTTTCAAGACAATTAGTTGCTTATTCTAGGGGATTGCCTCTTGCTCTTAAAGCACTTGGGGGTTTTTTGCATGGAAAAGAAGTACTTGAGTGGAAACGTGTGTTGAGGAGTCTTGAAACATTTTCCTTTCCAGATCAAGAAATACTACAAGTTCTAGAAACAAGTTTTGCTGATTTGAGTGGTGAAGAGAAACACATATTTCTTGATATAGCATGTTTCTTTAATAGGATGGACCAAAATGATGTACTCCATACCTTAAATAGGTCAACACAGTGCTCAGCTCTTCTAATAAGTCTCCTTGAAGACAAGAGCCTTGTAACCATTGATGAGAATAACAAGCTTGAAATGCATGGTCTTCTACAAGCCATGGCAAGAGATATCATTAAGAAGACTGATCAGGTGAGTGTCTGTGTGTGCGCccgtctctctctctctctctctctctctctatatatatatatatatatatatatatatatatatatatatatatatatatatatatagggatatatatattgtgtgtgtgtgtgtgatgaAATCAAATTGTTAAACATTTTATTTCCTAAGCACTGTGACAACATCAAAAGTTAGTTATTATGGGTAACCTCTTAGTTAATGATGTATCAGTGGCTTCAAGAGTTTTAGCACCATATATCTAAGCtgattcttttcattttctttctttttattatttggtGTTTCAGCCGAAGCTGTACGATGTGTTCTTGAGTTTTAGAGGGGAAGACAGCCGTGCAAAGTTCATGTCACATATCTTTTCATCTCTGCAAAATGCAGGGATTCATACTTTCAGAGATGATGATCAGATTCAGCGAGGAGATCAAATCTCAGTCTCACTGTTGCGAGCAATCGGACAATCTAGAATTTCCATCATTATTTTGTCTACAAATTATGCTAATTCCAGATGGTGTATGCTAGAGTTGGTGAAGATAATGGAAATTGGTAGAACTAGGGGTCTGGTGGTTTTGCCAGTGTTTTATGAGGTAGATCCCTCAGAAGTACGTCATCAGGAAGGTCAGTTTGGAAAATCTTTTGAAGATCTTATCTCAACAATCTCAGTGGATGAATCCACAAAGAGTAATTGGAAAAGAGACCTCATTGATATTGGCGGCATAGCAGGCTTTGTACTCAAAGATTCCaggtcattttctttttttattttctcttggaAAATTGTTTGTGGTGCTTTAAAATTCTTAAGCCTTGGTTTTTGGTGTAATAACATCTCTATGTCCATTTTCAAAGCTTGTGCTTCACTTATACTCCCATTGCAACagatttttatcatataaaattatGCACGTATACTGGCATATAATTATCCCTCTTCTTTTGGTAGAAATATGTATTGGAGAATGCTTATACATACAATTGTGCACCTTATCAttgattcatatattttataggAATGAAAGTGCAGATATCAAGAATATTGTTGAACATATCACCCATTTGCTAGATAGGACAGAGTTATTTGTTGCCGAACATCCAGTGGGTGTACAACCTCGTGTGGAAGCTGCAACTAAGCTACTAAACATCCAATATTCAGAAGATGTTTCACTTCTTGGGATCTGGGGAATGGGGGGAACTGGAAAAACTACCATTGCCAAAGCCATTTATAATCAAATTGGGAACAAATTTGAGGGGAGGAGCTTCCTTCTGaatataagagaattttgggaGACAAATATTAATCTAGTTTCTCTACAACAACAACTTCTTTGTGATGTTTACAAAACTACGACATTCAAGATACGTGACATAGAATCAGGGAAAAATACATTGAAAGAAAGACTTTCCCAGAATAGGGTACTTATTGTGCTTGATGATGTGAATGAATTGGACCAATTAAAGGCTTTGTGTGGAAGCCGTGAATGGTTTGGTCCGGGGAGTAGAATTATCATCACAACGAGAGATATGCATCTTCTTAGATCGTGTCGAGTTGATGAAGTGTATACTATAGAAGAAATGGGAGATAGTGAATCTCTTGAGCTTTTCAGTTGGCATGCATTCAATCAACCAAGTCCTACAAAAGATTTTGCTACACATTCAACAGATGTGATTGCTTATTCTGGGAGATTGCCTCTAGCACTTCAAGTCCTTGGTTCCTATTTGTCTGACTGTGAAATATCAGAATGGCAGAAAATGTTGGAGAAACTCAAATGTATTCCCCATGATCAAGTACAGAAGAAACTGAAAGTCAGCTTTGATGGTTTAAAAGATGTAACAGAGAAACAAATATTCCTTGATATTGCTTGTTTCTTTATTGGAATGGACCGAAATGATGCAATACAAATATTAAATGGGAGTGGATTTTTTGCTGATATTGGAATTAAAGTCCTTGTAGAGAGAAGCCTTGTAACTGTTGACAATAGGAACAAGCTTAGAATGCATGATTTGTTAAGAGACATGGGACGACAAATAGTTTATGAGGAATCACCATTTGATCCCGAGACGCGGAGTAGGTTGTGGCGGCGTGAGGAAGTATTTGATATTATATCAAAGCATAAGGTAATTACCAACTTCTTGTGTGGTTTATATGTTGGTAAAAAATACAACAGtaaaggaagaaaaataaacacttATGGATCAATTATAAGCATTCATTTGGATTCTTAATTATCAGATGACATAGGATACTTATGTTTGTTCataattgttttagtttttgcgAATTATATGGGTttcaaatgtcaaaattatagactgaattacaaagaaaaaaaattaggtacCAGCTATATAAGCTATTCATTTTCTGTTCCGCACTTTTTCATCTCAGGGAACAGAAGCTGTCAAGGGACTGGCATTGGAGTTTCCAAGGAAGAATACAGTTTCTCTTAATACCAAAGCAttcaagaagatgaataaactCAGATTGCTTCAACTTTCCGGGGTTCAGCTTAATGGAGATTTTAAATACCTTTCAGGAGAACTTAGGTGGCTGTACTGGCACGGATTTCCATCAACTTACACTCCTGCAGAATTTCAGCAAGGAAGTCTTGTTTCCATCGAATTAAAATATAGTAGTCTAAAACAAATATGGAAGAAGAGCCAGGTACAAATTGTGTTTaatattttggtcttttttttttttctttcacgaATCATAATTCCCAGAAACGATATATTTGATTTACATTAAATTTATCGCTTCATCTCGCTCTTTAATAATAATTCggttttaaatataagcaaaacttAAAATGTATTTGGGCTAAATACATTTTGagatttgcttatatttaaaaccGGAGGGATTATTTGTAGTGAAGTTTTAGGTAATGCTCTTATAATTTGACAAATTGGTGATAAGAATGCCCAAAAGCTGTACTACCTCCATCAGTTATTAGATATTTATTTTCGTAAACGGACCCTCAATCAATGCTTCCCTTAAACAAGAACACTAATgtcatgattttgttgaaaatagTCATGCTTCCAAATTCCAATCTATTCGTTTTTTCTAAGCTTCTCTCGtggttttattttcttgcagtTGCTAGAGAATCTAAAAATTCTTAATCTGAGTCATTCTTGGGATTTGATTGAAACCCCAGACTTTTCATTCATGCCTAATCTTGAAAAGCTAGTACTCAAAGACTGTCCAAGATTAACTGCGGTCTCCCGTAGCATTGGATCTCTGCATAAACTTCTTCTAATAAATTTGACAGACTGCACAAGTCTTCAGAAACTTCCTAGAagcatatataaattaaaatctctAGAAACTTTGATTCTTTCTGGATGTTCCAAGATTGACAAATTGGAGGAGGACTTGGAACAGATGGAATCATTGAAAACCTTGATTGCGGATAAGACTGCTATAACAAAAGTGCCGTTTTCAATAGTAAGATTAAGAAACATTGGATATATTTCTCTATGTGGCTTTGAAGGATTTTCACGAGATGTATTTCCTTTTCTCGTTCGGTCTTGGATGTCACCATCAACTAATGTAACATCCCTAGTTCAAACATCTACGTCAAAATCATCTCTTGGTACTTTCAAGAACCTTCTAAAGCTTCGAAATATTTTTGTAGAGTGTGGCTCAAAACTACAACTAACTGAAGATGTAGCCAGAATTTTGGATGCATTAAAAGCCACAATTTGTCATAAATATGAAGCAAATCCAAGTGCAACTACATCAGAAACCTCTGATATGTATGCTACTTCTATAATTGATGGTCAAGTTCGCATTTCAGGgtcaaataattatttgaaatctCTCTTAATTCAAATGGGAACGAAATGCCAAGTCTCTAATATTACCGAAGATGAAAATTTTCAGGTTTGAATATCTCTTCCTCatatctattattttaaaagtaaacTGGAACTTTGGTTcctaaaactattttttgtaacaaatttgtcatctttaattttaattaggcaccaatttaatttttagtgttttcaAACCCCTGCATaagttttattcaattttagttactatttgatttgttttagcATAAAAGGGTCTTTCAGTCCATGTAGGAACTAAAATCTGTATATTTTACATCAGTAATTTGTCAAATAAGTGTGATTAACTCCTTGGTTAGTTATGTACTTTATTGGTTAATTCATACATAAtttaagttaaaaattaaattacgaGCTAagaaatttttaagaaaaaaagtataCCATTTCTCTTCGGTGTCCATGCGTCAACTTTACTTTTAAATCAACTTTGAGCAGGGATGTTAAAAAGAGTAACATAAATATAATgaacttgtttttcttttgatctTCTAACTAACTATTTGAATATTAGCCATTTAAACATTTGCTCACTGTATAGACTGCAGAGGCATCCTGGGATTCATTTGTGCTCCCCTGTGACAACAATTCTGATTGGCAAACCTTCCGTTGCAAAGGCTGTTGCATAATGTTTGATCTCCCAACAATGAAGGGGCGTAACCTGAAGAGTATGATGTTGTTCGTCGTCTATTACTCTTCCCCAGAAAGCATAGCTTCAGAAGGATGCCAAGGTGTGTTGATCATAAATTACACAAAGGCAACCATTCAGGCCTATAAAAGAGACACACTAACCTCCTTCGAGGATGAGGATTGGCAGAGCATAACATCAAATCTAGAGCCTAGTAACAAAGTAGAGGTTATGGTTGTTTTTGAGGAGGGATTCGTTGTACAGCATACAGAAGTATCGCTCTTATATGATGAACCACTTGACAAAGAAATGGAACACTGTTATGTAGTTGAAGAGGATGATGTTATTGTTTCTGTTTATGACGATAAGAATGTCTCTGTCTCTAGTGGTGATAATATTGATGTGCCAGAAGATTACAATGCTATCGGTCCAATTCAAGATAAAAATATAAGTGAAGATAAGCACTGGCATGCAGTGGATAAGAATGCTGTTGTTCCTGGTGATGATCATTCCATGGCAGCAAATAAGAATTACGCTGTGTCTGGTGGCGGTGTTGTGCCAGCAGATAAGAATGTGACCTTTTATGCGGAAGATGACAATGTGAGTGATAATAAAAACGGGGATGCGGTGGAATATGATGCTAATGGTTCTTGTATAGCAGATAAGAATGTTGTTTCCGGTGGGGATAAAAATGTAAGTGataatagaaatatattttttcgttttttctgtgaataaaattttaatttacattttgttGCAAGCAGAATTTAACAACTTATGCTGTTCGACAAACTGAATTGTTCCAACTGCTATAACAGGATTTAAGTGTTATCCATTTGAATTaaatatacataatatatattttttgtttcctGAGTTGctctttttttgttgtgtttattAGAGATATCTTAGAATCTTCACCAAGCTTCCTTCACTTGTTCGTGCTGTTTTGATCTCGCAGCCTTTCTGGTCTAGTTTGGTTGGCATTCTGGTTTGGATCACTTATCGCCATTTTAAGAAGAGAAGTCCAAACCTTTTTACAAGGTAAGAACGTGTCTAGTGTTTCTTATAACATTGGTGTTGATTATTAAGAATCCATAGTTATTGTTGAGGTGAAAGATTTTATATGAGGTAGATATTTTTCCAAACAAGAAAGATTGAAGATAATCCCTTCCCTTCCTTGTTCTTCAAAGACGTGCACTTCAATTATGGGGCCCTCTATATACAAAAACTGGGCTTTCGAACCcttctttctatttttgatCCGCGAAAAGACTAAATTTTAGAATATGTTAATGGaattatatttagataaagGAATTATATGTAAGAGAATTAGGTCCTAATATTTTTATCAGTGAAATTATATAGCCAATTAGGCCAAGGAATGAAGGAAGTTTATGGGAATGTAGCTTGTGAAAACTCAAACTTAATTTGAGAATTGAAATTTTGCAGGAAATTAGGAATAGGATCaactcataatattataaaaagaaaaatataaaacaattataatgtttttgtcaaaataaaagttTTCATTAAATGTTTCTCAACTATGCTTTtgtgtatttatttatcataatcGATCCTCTATTATGTTTATAAGACGAGTAGATAACATCTATGCTATAAAGTTTATTTTAGGTGAATATATGTATGCTGTTATGGTATTAGAAGTTGGAATATTGTTACTAGCTATGTATGTACTGACAGCTATATACTTTGATGGAATGTAGATATACACGAAGGTGTAAATGGCTGGTGGATTGTGCACAAAGGCTTGCTACTTACAAGAAGGGCAGCAAAGCCCAATGTCATCCAGTCACATAGTTAAGGCAGTTAATGCAGAGGTTTTCTCTTTGCACGGCACTGTTATGATAACAGCTCAATGTGGTATTTAAGTCACGATACTCTCCCACCTAAAGGACAAGCCTTTTGGGATCAAGTTATAGCAATTGGGCTTTCATTGAGAGTTTGATTCCGTACTGGAAGAGCTACTGTAGGCTGGATTAAGGTAGATCACCTAATACTGTAAAAGATACATGAGTGATCAAATTTTCTGAAGTTTTTAAAACTTTGAAAAAACTATTGTATTTCATACAAGTTTAATTTGTACATACATTGTTGAAACTTTTGGTCTTCATCTTTTAATGTTAGTTTGTGATTTTAAAGGCTAATGATCGACAACTTAACACACACAGACAACGTGCCTCAGCTGAACCAAGTACTCTGTACTCATGCCTGAAGTTTAGAATATCAAGAGGAGGAGGTTGTCCTATCTGCGATCACGTCATTGCACATAATGTTGCATTGTTTTCGAGTGTCATAAGGATATGTCTGTCTTAAGTTTGTTTCAGGACCATGTTGCAGTTCAGTTATgataaattttagttttatgttacattaaaaatttacaGTTACCGTAACAAAGCTTCTACTGTTGCAGGACCTTGGTTCTCTAAAGACCTTGATCCGTAGACAGAAAACGAGAGGTCCTTAGATCACGATTACATACAGAATATGGCAGTCTCTTTTGCTAAGAGGTGACCTAGAGATGTACCAAAAGTTTCCACCTACCATGTGAGGAGATGTTGATCCTGTTGGATAATGTGTCATGCTTGCTGCATCTACCGAACACCAGCAATTTCATCTCAGATCTCATCTTGTCCAGAAAGGTATGcattttaacataaattaatAACTCATGCATATTCCCAAACTCCAGGATCTGGCCTTCCTGCAAAGGCAACATATGGTGGATCAGCGATAATAGTTTCCTGTAAGTCTCAAGGGGACAACATTAAAATCCACATCAATAACCTATGATGTCAAACTGTAACATTATTAACCAACATATATGGTCATTAAGGGAAGGAATCAATGTTATTGAACAATTTTAGAAGTCATGGTTTTGGTGGAGGTATTTCCTTAATCCGGCTTCCAGTTTTCCTTACTTTAGTTTGCCATCAAATGGTGTAATAATATCTTGTATTGTCTGATCATGTGCGGACCAATTtacccaccaccaccacacacATGTGTTGACCACTGCTACAACCACTTATAACCACCAGGTCCGTTCTTAATATTTTATGGGTGTTGCAAAGTGCCTTCAATTTGTGTTTTAgaaaacagagaaatcgtgacacgatttcataggcgtgtcacgattttgcaaTGCCGTGAGCATGTTTTGCAGGgtgtccaatcgtgacacgattttggggaAATGTGACACGATTTTCGGTTTGCTGGGcaagttttcaggataaggttggtcgtacattgggtcgtacgcaccaaacgtgtcacgatttgggaaatcgtgacacgattttgtccGGTTCTGAACACAATATATGCATTCTTTGACCCATTTGTTGGGTAAGCTTGGTAAATCTCATGGAAACCAAAGGAGGgaacttttagggttttagatactaaaggttgagggtctttgggtgAGGTTCAAAACTTTaagatgtgaatcttggagaaccaaaagagggggcTCTTGGGGAAAGGGTTGGTGCCTTTTGGAGAAGATTCATGGGGTTGGGAAACACATGAGTGGAGAGTCATTTCTGAGCAACTTGGGTGAGTCTtgtgaaaccaaaagagaagatcATTAGTAAAATCAAAGGCTAAAGGTTGTTTCTCTTTTTggggttagattctagagttgggaaacaattgtaaacaccttgggagagtgaaaatcatgagtgtcttgttcacTTGTGAGATTgaaaaaatgggtagaaattaaggttgttctttgtgaacttgttgaagctaatttcttgtaactcatttgtatctctttgtaagaactcattgatagtggattggagagatcaatctctcatccagagtaggtcaagttggaccgaattGGGTGAACATTTCTTGGTgttgttatcttttctttactctctttatcttgtttatccTTTTGTTGGATTGTGGTTTTGCTATGCacttgttgttgcttgtgtcTAATTTTGGTTGTTGGATGTCATTgatacttgctccacacatcatagtttgtttATTGATGTGAAATTTGAGTCCGGAATTCACAACAATGGGTATTAGACCAAGTTTGAGAAAAGGGTCCTCTTatataataatcataatttttattttttgataattagTTAATGAGATATGCATTAATCATGATGGTCCTAATAATACACATGTTTTAAAATCCCAAATATATTGACACTTCAAAATACCGTGTCAAATGCATCGCATCCTATATACTACcttcgtccctaattataggagccttttgcaaaaattacggagattaagaaagttggttgtagtattaaatttgtatataattaatattgtttttacaattttatcttaagagagagagttaatttatgttttcaacataatatttat harbors:
- the LOC11422757 gene encoding disease resistance protein RPS6 isoform X2, producing the protein MSSFIPSSANSKSERYNVYLSFCHQDAASFATGIYTALNRKSRFHVFWDDEKLGSGDRGIPTSILNVIEDCKVAVIVFSRNYVNSRSCLQEFEKITECCLTTSGLIVLPVLYDGLNHYSSFGTVEETFHDFVDRIWIKETTSEEKDKFMSWVAAVTKATTYSGVIDFADSYGREYVVDVVESVTRTVNKKRDLFGAFYTASVKSGVQDVIHLLKQSRSPLLIGIWGMAGIGKSTIAEAIYNQIGPYFEHKYLLDDVREVWKRDGGLVSFDGPVSLQEKLLSYRGIPTEIKIGTIESGKNILKEKLHNKRVLLVLDNVDKLEQLKSLCGNRDWFGPGSKIIITTRDRHLLKEHRVDHIYKVKELDESESIELFNWAAFNQATTSREGFGELSRQLVAYSRGLPLALKALGGFLHGKEVLEWKRVLRSLETFSFPDQEILQVLETSFADLSGEEKHIFLDIACFFNRMDQNDVLHTLNRSTQCSALLISLLEDKSLVTIDENNKLEMHGLLQAMARDIIKKTDQPKLYDVFLSFRGEDSRAKFMSHIFSSLQNAGIHTFRDDDQIQRGDQISVSLLRAIGQSRISIIILSTNYANSRWCMLELVKIMEIGRTRGLVVLPVFYEVDPSEVRHQEGQFGKSFEDLISTISVDESTKSNWKRDLIDIGGIAGFVLKDSRNESADIKNIVEHITHLLDRTELFVAEHPVGVQPRVEAATKLLNIQYSEDVSLLGIWGMGGTGKTTIAKAIYNQIGNKFEGRSFLLNIREFWETNINLVSLQQQLLCDVYKTTTFKIRDIESGKNTLKERLSQNRVLIVLDDVNELDQLKALCGSREWFGPGSRIIITTRDMHLLRSCRVDEVYTIEEMGDSESLELFSWHAFNQPSPTKDFATHSTDVIAYSGRLPLALQVLGSYLSDCEISEWQKMLEKLKCIPHDQVQKKLKVSFDGLKDVTEKQIFLDIACFFIGMDRNDAIQILNGSGFFADIGIKVLVERSLVTVDNRNKLRMHDLLRDMGRQIVYEESPFDPETRSRLWRREEVFDIISKHKGTEAVKGLALEFPRKNTVSLNTKAFKKMNKLRLLQLSGVQLNGDFKYLSGELRWLYWHGFPSTYTPAEFQQGSLVSIELKYSSLKQIWKKSQLLENLKILNLSHSWDLIETPDFSFMPNLEKLVLKDCPRLTAVSRSIGSLHKLLLINLTDCTSLQKLPRSIYKLKSLETLILSGCSKIDKLEEDLEQMESLKTLIADKTAITKVPFSIVRLRNIGYISLCGFEGFSRDVFPFLVRSWMSPSTNVTSLVQTSTSKSSLGTFKNLLKLRNIFVECGSKLQLTEDVARILDALKATICHKYEANPSATTSETSDMYATSIIDGQVRISGSNNYLKSLLIQMGTKCQVSNITEDENFQTAEASWDSFVLPCDNNSDWQTFRCKGCCIMFDLPTMKGRNLKSMMLFVVYYSSPESIASEGCQGVLIINYTKATIQAYKRDTLTSFEDEDWQSITSNLEPSNKVEVMVVFEEGFVVQHTEVSLLYDEPLDKEMEHCYVVEEDDVIVSVYDDKNVSVSSGDNIDVPEDYNAIGPIQDKNISEDKHWHAVDKNAVVPGDDHSMAANKNYAVSGGGVVPADKNVTFYAEDDNVSDNKNGDAVEYDANGSCIADKNVVSGFLLCLLEIS